A window from Sebastes fasciatus isolate fSebFas1 chromosome 22, fSebFas1.pri, whole genome shotgun sequence encodes these proteins:
- the LOC141761008 gene encoding uncharacterized protein LOC141761008, giving the protein MWSFRSTETAMASPSGPSLLGFKQLSVCLVDCLKTPVVLRPAARPEDDLSALALMAPSVCLVDCVKSPGLSGQAVHAAAERSHAGVRVEVKEEEEDDDDQSKAGDRFENPQQMNRDPDWCDADDGAEINLYKEEDEEFDCDDKDPDWEDDGGGSDGETWLIQNYELSHKTATLCDAGGEDEEASERGGGAEKNQQEGASKPRRHRCEDCGKSFAKRSNLTRHQGHSCNATRGTPSLPASSEQAAQQETYSCNECSLTFRTKRHLKLHARSENHDGKEVSEAAPRQRCHACKQCSKTFYMLRTLRQHLLTHKGEKCYRCEVCGKQFGREGSLKQHRLTHTGEKPFTCEQCGKNCARKGDLKTHMLSHSEERPHGCSHCLKSFKQLTKLKQHQRVHTGEKPYQCKLCPKRFRIPASLAAHQFTHSGEKPFKCSLCPKAFSVRSNLKKHQMIHTGEKPYRCSFCGKGCRLLQHLIVHERSHTGETPYTCDKCGKGYANQSALKTHRSAHEEKPPRCSLCGLTELAGHECSEAAVAEKPHRCFQCDKRFTQAVSLKTHQMIHSGEKPYGCKECGKRFNHKSNLTKHIRIHTGEKPFECEHCRRGFRLQQHLTSHRLTHNKKH; this is encoded by the exons ACGACCTCTCGGCCCTCGCTCTGATGGCGCCGTCTGTCTGCTTGGTGGACTGCGTGAAATCTCCAGGACTGAGCGGGCAGGCGGTCCACGCGGCAGCAGAACGGAGTCACGCCGGGGTCCGGGTCGaggtaaaggaggaggaggaggacgacgacGACCAGTCGAAGGCAGGCGACCGCTTTGAGAATCCTCAGCAGATGAACCGGGACCCGGACTGGTGTGACGCTGACGACGGAGCAGAGATCAATTTATATaaagaagaagacgaggagTTTGATTGTGATGACAAAGACCCCGACTGGGAGGACGACGGCGGCGGCTCAGACGGCGAGACGTGGCTCATACAGAACTATGAACTATCCCATAAAACAGCTACGCTCTGTGATGCAGGCGGTGAGGATGAAGAAGCTTCTGAGCGGGGAGGTGGAG CGGAGAAGAACCAGCAGGAAGGTGCATCCAAACCCCGACGTCACCGCTGTGAGGATTGCGGGAAATCCTTCGCAAAGCGGAGCAACCTCACCAGACACCAGGGGCACAGCTGCAACGCGACCAGAGGCACGCCCAGCCTGCCGGCGTCGTCAGAACAGGCAGCGCAGCAGGAGACGTATTCGTGCAACGAATGCAGCCTGACTTTCCGGACCAAACGCCACTTAAAGCTGCATGCGCGCAGCGAAAATCACGACGGTAAAGAAGTTTCAGAAGCGGCTCCGCGACAGAGATGTCATGCCTGCAAGCAGTGCAGTAAGACCTTCTACATGTTGCGCACCCTCCGGCAGCACCTCCTCACACACAAGGGAGAGAAATGTTACCGCTGCGAGGTGTGCGGGAAGCAGTTTGGGAGGGAGGGCTCTCTGAAGCAGCACCGGCTGACCCACACGGGGGAGAAACCGTTCACATGCGAGCAATGTGGCAAGAACTGCGCCAGGAAGGGAGACCTCAAAACACACATGCTCAGCCACTCCGAGGAGCGGCCGCACGGCTGCAGCCACTGCTTGAAAAGCTTCAAGCAGCTGACAAAACTGAAGCAGCACCAACGGGTTCACACGGGCGAGAAGCCGTACCAGTGCAAGTTGTGTCCAAAGCGGTTCAGGATCCCGGCCTCGCTGGCGGCCCACCAGTTCACCCACTCGGGAGAGAAACCCTTCAAGTGCTCCCTGTGCCCCAAGGCCTTCAGCGTCCGGAGCAATCTGAAGAAGCACCAGATGATACACACCGGGGAGAAACCCTACCGCTGCTCATTCTGCGGCAAAGGCTGCCGACTCCTGCAGCACCTGATCGTCCACGAGCGCAGCCACACGGGGGAGACGCCGTACACTTGCGACAAGTGCGGGAAAGGATACGCCAATCAGTCGGCCCTGAAAACACACCGGTCCGCTCACGAGGAGAAACCGCCACGCTGCTCCCTGTGCGGGCTCACGGAGCTGGCCGGTCACGAGTGCAGCGAGGCGGCGGTGGCGGAGAAACCGCACCGCTGCTTCCAGTGCGACAAGCGCTTTACCCAGGCTGTGAGCTTGAAAACGCACCAGATGATCCATTCGGGGGAAAAACCCTACGGCTGTAAAGAGTGCGGGAAGCGATTCAACCACAAGAGCAACCTCACCAAACACATACGCATTCACACAGGCGAGAAGCCGTTTGAGTGTGAACACTGTCGGAGAGGCTTCAGGCTCCAACAGCACCTCACAAGTCATCGGTTAACACACAACAAGAAACATTAG